From the genome of Phlebotomus papatasi isolate M1 chromosome 2, Ppap_2.1, whole genome shotgun sequence:
AGCTGTTGCATTAATTTCGAATTCGTGTAATGAATCAATGGGAGAGTAATGAACCGCCTATACCGCCTAAAcaagagaggttggtataggaaataagtttcgacatgcagagttcagtcgaatacaaataaacattcactgcccagattcATAAACCGAGGCTGCTCTACTGTTAAATGAAGCGGTACTGTATCAGAACGAATGTAGGGAACCGACGTTGATATTAACCTAATGaaaaatccggtgatcgtcggatgggaggaggttcagcccagaataaaaatttaaaatttaattacaataaaTGATTGATTCGGCTAAAacactttttctttctttatttgGCGCTCTAATGAGAGCCTcctgaaaaagaagtaacaagtAATTTAAATATGTTAGAAATTTCTATTAGAAATTATTGAAAGTTTTTTGTTAATGACTGTAAAATGTCTAAAAGTGTGTAAACTCAGTGATCTATGTACCTAGAAAAGACATCATCCTTGCCCCCCATCGAGACGAAGTCCCAGAAAAAGCCTAACATTTTCGatcactgaagaaggtgcgtagagcatcaaaagctctgggaaaaaaagaaatttttattctagGCTGAATctcctcccatccgacgatcaccggatgtATCAGAACGCACCCAAAGTACTGTGATATAGAGTAGGTTTACCGCCTAGGAGGTAAAGATGGAACAGGAGATTGGGgaatgcataatgggcccaaataagtggcctgggtacAGCGGTTCCGAacggaatataaccgacccatagacaaatcttaatcttaactCTTAATCTGGGGTAAAGggattttttgtactttataaaattattagataTATATTAGATTAATAAGATAATTATTAATTTGGctcatttggaattttaatttttagaattttgctCCTTTCTGGATTTGTTCTATTTGGGATATTCGCATTTGGGATTTAATTTTCGGGTTTTTGACTTAAAGATTGACCGGGGCCTATCTGAAGGTTATAAGACATCAGAACCTTGGTTCCTACTTATTAAAGGCTAaaacaaaattggtaagtattttggtaaaaacggtaagtaaaatattcacttggtaagtaaaatagcaaaattggtaagtaaaaaaatcaattttggtaagtaaaagattaagtttggtaagtaaaatgttgtgaatggtaagtaaaattgAAAGTTTGGTAAGTATAATATCAAaactggtaagtaaaaattcaaaattggtaagtaaaaaaaaaagaatttggtaagtaaaaaaatcaaaactgataagtaaaacatcaaaattggtaagtaaaaattcaaaattgataagtaaaataatcaaaaatggtaagtaaaaagatcgaatttggtaagtaaaaaaatcgaatttggtaagtaaaaaaatctaaaatggtaagtaaaaaaatcgaatttggtaagtaaaaaaccaCCACTTACTTACCACTTACTTacctacttacttacttacttaccattttagatttttttacttatcgtttttcaatattttacttaccaattttgaatttttacttaccaatttcttttttttacttaccaattttgatgttttacttaccaattttgaagttttacttacaaattttgagtttttacttacaaattttgattttttacttaccaaatttgcattttttacttaccatttttgaattttttacttaccattttaccaaaatacttaccattctGCTGCAGCCCTTATTAAATAATCGCATGTGAAGAATACTgaaatatctaaatatttttggCATGTCTGTTCTTTTTGTTTGATCTAAATATCCCATAGGGATGTTGAATTCTTTGTACGGTGGCAGGTTTTACCTGAAGGGTTATAGTTCAACCAAGATTTAGTAAAAATTTCTGCAAATGTTCAGcaaaattctgcaatatttcAGGGAGATTGGATTTTGAAATACTCTTCGGATTTCCAGAATCAAGTGGTCTTCCAGTTAACTCCAGGATCATTAATCATATCTATTTCTTTAGATTGGAATAAGTACCTTAAGACTGTCAGGTAACTTAAGTGATCAAAATTCTGACTAATCTTTAATAACTTAATTAACTAATTAATTAATCATTATGATTGGACCTATTTTACTGATACCACGCAACAATAGCCATTCAATCTTATTATTGAAATTGTATATACGAACTATATACGAACTATGATTCAGTGGTTTCAGTCACTTACCTGATAAGATTAGTTGTGGTAAATCGATTAGCAGCAGCAATCAAGCATAATTGAGaaataataaatcaaattaaataaaaaggatTTACAAAACACGAAATACAGAAAAATGCCCAAAAAATcacagtgaaaaaaaatgataaagtgtACTATAGAAATTCGTCCCATTTCAGCATAAATAAAACATAGACGAACAAGCTCAAATACAAAATCGCAATTAAATTGCAACATGTACTAAGGCGCCAATTAAAGTGGCGGAACATCTCAATTCGTACTGCAGTGAGAAATCGCCCTATTGTTTACCAAGAAAGcataacaaacaattttcaatgggaaaaacATGGGCAGCAATTTACACAATTCCTCCCAAGAAAATGGttgtttgttgaaaatttgCCGACAATTGCGTGTAAGGGTGCTGACGCATCAGAGAAAGGTAAACCACAGGTGTCAAAAGCGCTTTATTGCGGAACAAGAACACAGtatttaatgaattatttaaatgaGGGAGGCAGCACAGAGTCCTGGATACTTCTTACTGCAGGCCTTCCCTAGTTCTTTACACTGGGAACAGGGATCTCCGGGAGTGTACATGGGTTGTCCCAGCCAATTGTTGTCTGCATAGTTGCACGTGAGCATGTGAGAGAACCAGTGAGTGTCATCTGCGTCGTATTCATAGGTCAGGTACCCACATCCAATATGGGTATTTGCTTCCTTTGCCATTTGCGAGAAGTGTCCCGATGTCAGGGAATCCGTTGCTCTCAATTCATCCACAATGGTCACTTTTGTCTTCTCATGCTCCTTCCACCACAGATCCACAAGGGAATCCAAGATAGAAGGGTAACTGACATTAGCTGTAGGTTCAGCTGTGAATGCCAGATTCTGTCCAGCTGTAGGGAACTCCTCAGTGGCTCGGCATTCGTCATGCATAAAGCTACAGTGCTTGACATGCTGCTGAGCCAGATATGCTAGCTGATCATCCCAGACCATCTCCTCCATCTTGGCGGCCTTTGGGAATCGTGGCACATGACCCATGGCCAGTTGGCTGCGGTATCTGTTGTGACGTGCCAAGATGACAATCTTCAGATCCTCATCAATGGGCACATTTTGCTTGTTCTCACACTTTCCCTGTGGGAATTCTGTATTCTCGCAGGCAATATGCCTTCCCTGACCTTGACAACTCGCCTCTTCAATCTCACACCAATTCATCTGGCCATTGATGGCAACAGCACAAGCCAGGATTGCGTATATCTTCCTCACGTCCAGCATCATCCCAACTGATGACGGGAAAATTGCTGAAGAAAAGTCTATTAAGCTTaatcgaataaaaaaatatatacgaaGCAAGAGGTTCCGCTATGATGCATTTTCGGTCGACATTCTCATAGAATATCGATCGACACGTACAATAAAGTCCCTAGATTCTCTCAAATGTTgaatctcttaaattcgaaTGACGGACGGTAGAATTCGAAATGTCAAATGCGTCAAATGTGAGGTTACGCAGCGAGTAcaaaatgctaaccgatttcaattcagcagaaaacatatgtattttcagctgaattgtaCTAACCTCTAAAACGAAACTagcgaggcagtgccatttccatatatttgattagcactttttgttcaagaactgctgaccggtcagcatattttttctaatggattcagcaaaaatatgctgaaaaagcTTTCgttttcagctaagtgtgctcgctggatatgaataaaattggtgttatgatgttattccaattaaaaattagcattttaagtagcactttactgttctcaagtgcttctattTTATCGACTTTactttatgttggttcctgtcatgacttgtgattttagaacacagaAAAGACTGAGGAAatcagtcgagacaggaaccaatacagagaaaagtcgataatacagaagcatttgaaaacagtaaagtactaaaaaaaaaaacatgttcatattTCAATGGAATAGCACCAGTATCAatgatacactgagagaaatctgaaaacttaaaataacattccgggaatgttaattttatcctgcattattgatccgaaatcggtgtaaatattaggctttttaggtgtattatgggttaaagttacccttttccatgttaattttacacttaaaaaggtgtaaaattaacattaaaaaatattgatatattttacacctataaagtgttatagttacgagaaaaaaaagttaaaagcatccccttttttctcagcACTGAGAAAACTGGTGGTTCTCTACATAGAGAACCACCTTTCTCTACAACTTCCTTataatcgtataaaatgaaaggTAATGCATCACCAGGAAGATTTTTGGAAGAATATTGGCATTGTAATTCCAAGTACAAtataatctcacataaattccgttattttttgaaaatatcgtttgaATTTGAGAGGTAAGAAATGCAAATTATTTTCCCAAAgcattcgaatttgagagaatctactgtacattatctaaattcatcaaagtattcactcaattttccaaaattatcaTGACAATCATCTTAAATCCAATAGATTGAATACCATTTAACAATATTTCCTCAacataaagcattaaaaaaataaatacaaatcaaAACAATTTAACGAGATTTTAATAATACCATTCTCGATTGAGAATTTCGTCTACTAGTTTAATTCACATTTAATTCATTTATAATTGAACTGATTTGCATAGTGAATCAATTTTTCAGaggaatgaaaaattatttatagtatTTCTTTTACTGATGCATAATGGTtaaaatcaactttcaatttATTGGCTCTGACGTCAAATTTAAAGTTATTGGTAATTAAAAAACGCATTCAATATAATAGAACCGCAAGTTCTAATTGCAACTAAAAGTAATTCAAAAGCTTAAGCTTCTTAATTAAGTGAATTGTGAAGataaaatcatattaaaatagaCATTTGTATTCATTAAGGTTATTATTATAGGAGGTatttgtattaatattttttcaaaaagttctATTCAAAAACTGCGCTCAATGCAATGAATACTTATTATAAATCAATCATTGAATCAtgttgaatcattttatattcaaaatttgatctatttgttgataaaaaggtagacatggcccgcaaaatttcatataaattgatttatatagcattaatgcgaaaaattaatgcgattttctctttaattttttaatgtgaaaaatatttatgctttaggtaaatttaaatttatttttgcaggccaaaaccacttctttatcaataaatagaaaaaccccaaatattaagtgactcaaagacacaaataacatatttggacgctcacaagcgacaattaatgtgaatcacattaaaattttaatgtgcaagtgtgataacgccgttaagatAATACAATTTCAACATGTATGCGAAGGCTTCCAAGCTTCGCACAAActgtagcttcgaacacttcatatatttTCCCATATCTCTACAATAAATCtcacctacactgagagaaaaaccgaaaaaagttaaagtaacattccggaaatgttaattttaccctgcagtattgatccaaaatcggtgtaaatattaccctttttaggtgtattaggtctTAAAtctatcctttttcatgttaattttacgcttaataaggtgtaaaattaacattaaaaaatgttgatatattttaacacctaaaatgtgttaaatttctgaggaaaaaatgttaatcgcacactctttttttctcagtgtaataacaATATAATTAAATAGCCAGtcttaaattacacattttctgaaCAAAATTTGTTCaggttcattaaagaaatatgggacaATTATAAAGTGTTCAAATCCAAAATATGTACGAAGCCTGGAAGATTCCCCTAAATTCGTCAGAAAGTGGAATCTCTCAGTTCTTGACTAACTCGGATAGTGCGTTCAATCTtagacaaaaataatattttgatatcatATCATATTTgactaatttatatattttatttgatcGATTTCATTAATATACATATAAACTCTGTCGTAGCTTGATAAACTTTACCTATATAAAATCCTATTCTGCTTTGCAATTTATATATAGAAACATTGGTAAAAAGTGTCGCATTATTTAAATTTGCTAGGAAATAACTCATCTGACAGTTTATTtatctttatttcttttatagaatatccaaatataattcaaaaatacaaatattttttaacaacgTGTTTTTGTACAATGTTATATATTCCGAATTTTAAATCTTGGATAGCAATTTCTaattcaaaaaatatcaaaagttgcataataaattatttgtagcacaaaaaaactgaaatgaacatggaaaaaatacacagaaaaaaatgttttgtaaaattgttcgtaaatgtttgtaaattcctactggggacatACGCAATGCTCATAAATCGAATAATtcataaaaagtttgtaaaagtttatcctttttttcacaaataatttcGGTAgcttgatcacttgacgagcatttttatctttgacaaacatttgttcgtgcatttttgtttgtctgacaaagcTTTACGAacgaatgacaaaattttacaaacatttttctgtgtgcataagaacatttacgaacaaatgtttgtgaaaggaTAAataatgctcgtcaagtgatcatgtaaCAAGAATGTTTTATAAAgaaaacaaacttttacgaaccttttagagggttatacaatttacgaacatttcgtaagtccacaGTAGGAGTTCACAAACAtatacgaataattttacaaaatatttttttctgtgtatttttaagattaataatatttcaacaaGTATTACAAAGAATTGAGAAGTGCTTTATTTCTGCTCTTAGGCATTAGTATATCAGACAAGTTTATTATACTTTGAAGTTGTACAATCAAGCGCACATGACgttaaagcattaaaaacatTATGGAATTAAATACTGTTGAATAACATTTGAATAATATTCTTAATTTCTAGACGGATGATATGACCAGTAGCATAAAAACGGATGAGATACGATGTTCATTTTGTAAAGAAGTCTCGGAAatctgtatttaaaaaaaaatgaatggtcTTCTAATTCTTAAACAGCAAAGTTTTTGGCTAagaattatttgtgagaaagaAATCTTATTTATTATGTTCTTCTTTCAATTCTTTTCGTATGGAAAATATTCTAAATGCttgtgtgaaaaataaaaatctttcagAATATCAATAGTCtaaaatttatttgagaaaattttctctgaaaagtttaaatacaagtttatttttattcagGTTTTTGTATGGTATGCATTTATCAGTCGtcagaaatttattttggaatattataaattttattatttaatttaaagtttgcTTAAAAATCTTGATTTTCTTATAACAGTTCATATTGGTAGTATGTTAAAGTTGTGGGTTAgtatttgtatatatttttcgTCAAAATGTGAATAGGAGAGTGGAGGACTTTAAgtttgctgattttttttttaaatttatgtattaaatattttatgaggtATACTCATACTAAGTACGTCAagctattttctattaaatattgcattttatattttaaaaaattcttacatGATTGGAACTGCCCCATGGTcccttctttttattttcttataaaaaaaaaagcaaaaaaaagagaagtatTTTTCAGTAAATAAAACGAGGGTTGAATTTTCCAGCAAGCACCATGCCTGGAATGGGGATAATCGTAAATGCTCCCTTTTTAAACATTATACtaaagttcattaaaatttttctgactGGAAGCGTTACGTGGGGCGTCCCTCGAACAAGGGCTTTTAATTTATGGCACAAAATAACTGTCTTCTTTCGATTTTTCAAGGATTTTTTTAAGGGCGTCATCATGCTGATCCAGCCAAGTAATCCAGTTGATCGTAATCTATTTCCAATTCTTCCAGGATTTATCTGGAGGAGTTCCCGGATAATACCTGGTGATGAAATGCAAGGAGCATTTTTAGCACATTGCACTATTTTCAGAAGTCTTAAGTGTGCGAAAATAACTgcatttaaggacgagtgggacaccggtgtcccaaaaacaaaacctttttttgactatagaaagtgATTTTGACCTCTAAttagtccgaaaaattagttttaatttttgggacaccggtgttctatTCGTCCGGActctagggtaaaatgaggtaatttggaacaatttataacttgggacatttgagattttctcactgttttagatattcaaaaggaagaaaaactcctccttttttcataatcattttTTCGTCTTTTTCGCGGTCATTGTTTCCTCTTTACTCATcgaaaaca
Proteins encoded in this window:
- the LOC129802164 gene encoding antigen 5 like allergen Cul n 1-like; this translates as MMLDVRKIYAILACAVAINGQMNWCEIEEASCQGQGRHIACENTEFPQGKCENKQNVPIDEDLKIVILARHNRYRSQLAMGHVPRFPKAAKMEEMVWDDQLAYLAQQHVKHCSFMHDECRATEEFPTAGQNLAFTAEPTANVSYPSILDSLVDLWWKEHEKTKVTIVDELRATDSLTSGHFSQMAKEANTHIGCGYLTYEYDADDTHWFSHMLTCNYADNNWLGQPMYTPGDPCSQCKELGKACSKKYPGLCAASLI